The proteins below come from a single Plasmodium sp. gorilla clade G2 genome assembly, chromosome: 13 genomic window:
- a CDS encoding T-complex protein 1 subunit delta has product MAEVAKNKNTEKLNRNEKQNDVRLTNILAAKAVADVTRTSLGPKGMDKMIEDGKGGVIITNDGATILKEMAVAHPTAKMIVELSKAQDVEAGDGTTSVVVMCGSFLNVCKSLLDKNIHCQKISESFFEASLKSEEILREMSIPIDLNDKNMLIQNAITSLNSKVVSYNSSLLAPIAVDVILKITDINKDTNVDLNNVRIVKKLGGTIEDSEIVDGLIFTGNKISKKAQGLKNLTQAKIGLIQFCLSLPKTDMDNTVVVKDYNSMDRLLREERLIIGKMVKKIASTGCNLLIIQKSILRDAVNDLALDFLAKAKIMVIKDIDREDIEFISKTCNCIPVASLDYFTADKLGYAENVTTESVGYGEIVKITGVESKNTISVLLRASNNLMLDEAERSLHDALCVVRSLIKEKAVLPGGAAPEMELSQKLYQWANTLKGSKQICVKAFSDALELIPYTLAENAGLSPLHIVTELRNKHAEGNKYHGINIRTGTISNMIDENVIQPLLVTSTAIKLATETVMMILKIDDTVICR; this is encoded by the coding sequence ATTGAAGATGGTAAAGGGGGTGTTATTATAACAAATGATGGAGCTacaattttaaaagaaatggCTGTAGCCCACCCAACAGCCAAAATGATTGTTGAGCTTAGTAAAGCTCAAGATGTAGAAGCAGGTGATGGTACTACATCGGTTGTGGTAATGTGTGGTTCATTTTTGAATGTATGCAAATCATtattagataaaaatatacattgtCAGAAAATATCTGAAAGTTTTTTTGAGGCCTCATTAAAAAGTGAAGAAATATTAAGAGAAATGTCTATACCTATtgatttaaatgataaaaatatgttaatacAAAATGCAATAACATCATTAAATTCAAAGGTAGTATCTTATAATTCATCCTTATTAGCACCAATTGCTGTAGATgtcatattaaaaattacaGACATTAACAAAGATACAAATGTCGATTTAAATAATGTGCGtattgtaaaaaaattagGAGGTACCATTGAAGATAGCGAAATTGTAGATGGATTAATTTTTACAGGAAATAAAATTAGTAAAAAAGCCCAAGGCCTAAAAAATTTAACTCAAGCAAAAATTGGATTAATTCAATTTTGCTTATCATTACCTAAAACAGATATGGACAATACAGTTGTAGTAAAAGATTATAATAGTATGGATAGATTATTAAGAGAAGAACGTTTAATTATTGGTAAAAtggtaaaaaaaatagcTAGCACAGGttgtaatttattaataatacagAAAAGTATATTACGTGATGCTGTAAATGATTTAGCATTGGACTTTTTAGCTAAAGCTAAAATTATGGttataaaagatatagaTAGAGAAGATATTGAATTTATATCAAAAACATGTAATTGTATTCCAGTAGCAAGCTTAGATTATTTTACAGCAGATAAACTGGGATATGCTGAAAATGTCACAACTGAATCAGTAGGATATGGAGAAATAGTAAAAATAACAGGTGTAGAGTCAAAAAATACTATATCAGTTTTATTAAGAGcttcaaataatttaatgtTAGATGAAGCAGAAAGATCATTACATGATGCATTATGTGTTGTAAGAAGTTTAATTAAAGAAAAGGCTGTATTACCAGGTGGTGCAGCACCAGAAATGGAATTATCTCAAAAATTGTATCAATGGGCTAATACATTAAAGGGATCAAAACAAATATGTGTAAAAGCATTTTCGGATGCCTTAGAATTAATTCCTTATACTTTAGCAGAAAATGCAGGTTTATCACCACTTCATATTGTTACAGAATTAAGAAATAAACATGCAGAAGGTAATAAATATCATGGTATTAATATTAGAACTGGTACCATTTCAAATATGATTGATGAAAATGTTATACAACCTTTGTTAGTTACATCAACAGCAATTAAATTGGCAACCGAAACTGTTATGATGATTCTTAAAATTGATGACACTGTTATTTGtagataa
- a CDS encoding pyrroline-5-carboxylate reductase, whose amino-acid sequence MENIKLGFMGLGQMGSALAHGIANANIIKKENLFYYGPSKKNSTLNYMSSNEELARHCDIIVCAVKPDIAGSVLNNIKPYLSSKLLISICGGLNIGKLEQMVGSENKIVWVMPNTPCLVGEGSFIYCSNKNVNSTDKKYVNDIFNSCGIIHEIKEKDMDIATAISGCGPAYVYLFIESLIDAGVKNGLSRELSKNLVLQTIKGSVEMVKKSDQPVQQLKDNIVSPGGITAVGLYSLEKNSFKYTVMNAVEAACEKSKSMGSK is encoded by the exons atggaaaatataaaattag gatTTATGGGTCTTGGCCAAATGGGATCTGCATTAGCCCATGGAATAGCAAATgcaaatattataaagaaggaaaatttattttattatggaccatctaaaaaaaatagtaccTTGAATTATATGAGTTCCAATGAAGAA CTCGCACGCCATTGTGATATAATTGTATGTGCTGTAAAACCCGATATAGCTGGTTCTgtgttaaataatattaag CCCTATTTATCATCCAAATTGTTAATATCAATATGCGGTGGATTAAACATTGGAAAACTAGAACAG atggTAGGAAGTGAAAACAAAATCGTGTGGGTTATGCCCAATACACCATGTTTAGTAGGTGAAggatcttttatatattgttccaataaaaatgtaaattctactgataaaaaatatgtgaatgatatttttaattcatgTGGAATTATTcatgaaataaaagaaaaagatatgGATATAGCAACAGCTATTTCTGGTTGTGGACCTgcatatgtttatttatttattgaaaGTTTAATTGATGCTGGAGTAAAAAATGGATTGTCTAGAGAATTATCAAAAAATCTAGTTTTACAAACAATTAAAGGTTCAGTTGAAATGGTCAAAAAATCAGATCAACCTGTTCAACAACTGAAAGATAATATTGTTTCACCTGGAGGAATAACAGCTGTAGGGTTATATTCTTTggaaaaaaattcttttaaatatacag tAATGAATGCCGTTGAAGCTGCTTGTGAAAAATCTAAATCTATGGGtagtaaataa
- a CDS encoding patatin-like phospholipase, putative, protein MVKNVYIYFVYLVYLFHMFSLSLRMQKNIFKYITPLSNRFNLTKIRKLKLFRKEKQKKQVTVFNHVVNNYIGLDLFFTKLNNITSNHEKLNYINFLQQIVEDKAYEHLLFSNNYMRIIIYILNEKCLVIKNNEEKYDDLDYEIIYRILLIFKNLTRYKSFYHVILNDYTHKNKKISLLYTLMNILNEKNEFNNNNFEKYKEYNSIFNYFTSFFKNAEDTKNYITPDSSSELDSKMKNEEQKENEKKSQINQMKNKIFDIGRNILLKLKDEKLKIENKLKSQYVRGSTHNTNQTSTDFKSMQNQEDVSLEKKKNDDDHHMDNDNYNTSENNFKQKHINITDQNQNNKDRLYDDTPQNDNNTNINDKKYVNDIEKKTNNIIDHYNEENDITNNETKDIFLKNQSDVLFVPFYFNKNTKDNILTSIIINFLNNKNIIVSKKKIKNMKGKGNIIEHIGQDYNCNNYFDIYENFVEDDKDILKYEKNNNMNTLNNKNSMQDVNNEYKSYEDDQFEYEIEDEEEYSNDDDFNENKEEDKKIYERKLDENDINIIFNEYKYETSKLKIYNENKTNSINMGLMILIRKNNVDTNTVLNMHHYNNNDIEKSINNKYEDSTNNIKNNEISPEKEYNKNNNNNNNQIYEDIYVKSHNQIDRKETDNYVLNGFIKSNLDLLKPFNINDEDDNNMITSECLDISNNNCIDIKSPYLNFVLLKNYIESLFTHINLNDYFTNKLLKLLYEILIENKNSIIYNLYYYTILKDENIKKVTDILSKNVKNNLNKANTTLLLRIFYIMCFQKSFYINTAMHYKTNEKYAYLYKNIAKYIQDIKEGEFIKQLQKQEDIIKCLKNLSLFFENKYKNQNSFYISDVNKDQYLYEKKIFKKKLNNIYNRHYICEYKDLIIIRKTNIILKSLGINMYDLYNDIIFLDREKKTHEYLMKETYNKKNIINYMNDIFFNIFNKFKTFFTYQREEEPILSASQNKNINSNTMLNENRDHSNKLNTNENQIKRLEDKNNMSALGTKSYQNINNNNNNNNNSNSFKNDSDFISSSNEEQIRKKNRTVIYNLNDKEYISFDKFKNIVIDLKKKKKRKLRILCLDGGGIRGLLSIEILKYINSNLNKNIFEYFDIICGTSTGAIISILIGLEKAHLNEIEFLYNLLINKIFQKDTYAVRNTRYLLKHSYYDSNILNNILNSFFKNIKMFHYNSDFFTPYVFTVSTQMNITPLQPVLLKNYNGNLHKIRESNIVENNKNINHNNEYVDENDDHNINTPYNYTNDSYDNEENNTQTNNNVYDRINDNNFDDTTTNNNNNNNNYYNSNNNDIHINQNISNVSIYKSFYNIFVKYVLRCTTAAPGFFNFFSFDNNIYADGAICFNNPTLLSLNELKIIFYNYINTKKTSFMDKLKCFFFNKNKSDNNEKNKEKDVINMNDYIDCIVSIGTGKFKPKVINELNENKSYDTFLRWDVLLKQIVYSITNTELTHDICNNLLDKNKYFRFNCFINNIKLDETSPEIIMKLKQIGKRYFEDHKYNQQKLIRLINILEDKEELKKYEEKRKKHIWNDLYINSIKSKISNLIFNNDKMNSDSSFMNNSFLLSKNNHKNNNQRDNPKDSSKNNSLSHTKDNHNIDTNNNNNNNNEKKNKKLISPYLNFNFNLMEEGDKFDLNNIEEILDMINKNNNSFTKNNTSSSSSSSGFINYFTKLFSNNNLFLEKLESVNKSNIFNRNKNEKNNYVNVIPNTGIRILLNEIYFILLKKNLYFHTDEYNNLTYMNNNDDDLNIDRMITHDNKKTPNGSSSKKGTNTDMDQTNENISNENTTDENTTDENQIEQNQKEQNQTEQNQKEQNQKEQNQTEQNQTEQNQKSRKEDKNIKDNKNKIMEDDLNLNYITDDDAIFFSENQNNEQKTFSDNTHNTSDNSIDDELIHSDNTVNLTNNPNINKNRNSKFKTDSNQGNYDFFNSEHYTDNKKINILDLLRCFFFKKET, encoded by the exons ATGGttaaaaatgtttatatatactttgtTTATTTAGTCTATTTGTTTCATATgttttctttatcattaagaatgcaaaaaaatatatttaaatatatcacaCCTCTTTCAAATAGATTCAATTTAACAAAAATAAGAAAACTTAAATTATTCAGAAAAGAAAAGCAGAAAAAACAAGTGACCGTTTTTAACCATGttgtaaataattatattg gGCTTGATTTATTCTTCACAAAACTCAACAATATTACCAGTAATCATGAAAAACTCAACTACATAAATTTCCTTCAACAAATTGTAGAGGATAAGGCATATGAACACCTACTATttagtaataattatatgagaataataatatatatattgaatgaGAAATGTTTAGTTATTAAAAacaatgaagaaaaatatgatgatttagattatgaaataatatataggattttattaatatttaaaaatttaacaAGATATAAAAGCTTTTATCATGTAATATTAAATGACtatacacataaaaataaaaaaatatcctTATTGTATACtcttatgaatatattaaacgAAAAAAACGAattcaataataataatttcgagaaatataaagaatacaATTCAATATTTAACTATTTTACTTCTTTCTTTAAAAATGCAGAagatacaaaaaattatattactCCAGACAGCTCATCCGAATTAGATtctaaaatgaaaaatgagGAACAAAAggaaaatgagaaaaaaagccaaataaatcaaatgaaaaataagaTATTTGATATAGGcagaaatattttattaaaattaaaagatgaaaaattaaaaatagaaaataaattaaaatcaCAATATGTAAGAGGATCCACTCATAATACTAATCAAACATCAACAGATTTTAAATCTATGCAGAATCAAGAGGATGTatcattagaaaaaaaaaaaaatgatgatgatcaTCATAtggataatgataattataatacgtcagaaaataattttaaacaaaaacatataaacataacaGATCAAAATCAAAACAATAAGGATCGTTTATATGATGATACCCCACAAAATGACAATAACACTAATAtcaatgataaaaaatatgtaaatgatatagaaaaaaaaacaaacaatataatagatcattataatgaagaaaatgatattacaaataatgaaacaaaagatatatttttaaaaaaccaATCAGATGTGTTGTTTGttccattttattttaacaaaaaTACAAAAGATAATATTCTAACAAGCATCATAATTAATTTTctaaataacaaaaatataatcgtaagtaagaaaaaaattaaaaatatgaaaggaaaaggaaatataattGAACATATAGGACAAGATTATAACTGTAAcaattattttgatatatatgaaaattttgtAGAAGATGATAAAgacattttaaaatatgaaaaaaataataacatgaatacattaaataataaaaattcaatGCAAGAtgtaaataatgaatataaatctTACGAAGATGATCAATTTGAATATGAAATTGAAGATGAGGAAGAATATtcaaatgatgatgattttaatgaaaataaagaagaagataaaaaaatatatgaacgtAAATTGGATGAAAAtgatatcaatattatttttaatgaatataaatatgaaacatctaaattaaaaatatataatgaaaataaaaccaATTCTATTAACATGGGTttgatgatattaataagGAAAAATAATGTCGATACAAATACTGTTCTCAATATgcatcattataataataatgacatAGAAAaatctataaataataaatatgaagattctacaaataatataaagaacaATGAAATATCACctgaaaaagaatataataaaaataataataataataataatcaaatatatgaagatatatatgtaaaatcaCACAACCAAATAGATAGAAAGGAAACAGATAATTATGTATTGAATGGATTTATAAAATCAAATTTAGATTTATTAAAaccttttaatataaatgacgaagatgataataatatgataacaTCTGAATGTTtagatatatcaaataataattgtattgatataaaaagtccatatttaaattttgttttattaaagaattatatagaaTCCTtatttacacatataaatttgAATGATTATTTTACTaacaaattattaaaattattatatgaaattttgatagaaaataaaaattccataatatataacctatattattatactattttaaaagatgaaaatataaaaaaagtcaCTGacatattatcaaaaaatgtaaaaaataatttaaataaagcTAATACAACTCTTCttttaagaatattttatataatgtgcTTTCAAAAATCTTTTTATATCAATACAGCTATGCATTACAAAACGAATGAAAAATATGCCTACTTGTATAAGAATATTGCTAAGTATATTCAAGACATTAAAGAAGGTGAATTTATTAAACAATTACAAAAACAAgaagatattataaaatgtctaaaaaatttatcacttttttttgaaaataaatataaaaatcaaaattctttttatatttcagaTGTAAACAAAgatcaatatttatatgaaaagaaaatttttaagaagaaattaaataatatatataatagacaTTACATATGTGAATATAAagatttaataattattagaaaaacaaatattattttaaaatcattaggtattaatatgtatgacttatataatgatattatctTTCTTGATAGAGAGAAAAAAACTCATGAATATTTAATGAAAGAAacttataacaaaaaaaatataatcaattatatgaatgatatattttttaatatttttaataaatttaaaactTTTTTTACATATCAACGTGAGGAAGAACCGATTTTAAGTGCCtctcaaaataaaaatataaatagtaataCTATGTTGAATGAAAATAGGGATCattcaaataaattaaatacaaATGAGAATCAAATAAAGCGTTTGgaggataaaaataatatgtctGCATTAGGCACAAAATcttatcaaaatataaataataataataataataataataatagtaatagtttTAAGAATGATAGTGATTTTATATCCTCTTCCAACGAAGaacaaataagaaaaaagaatagaactgttatatataacttaaatgataaggaatatataagttttgataaatttaaaaatatagtaatagatttaaaaaagaagaaaaaaaggaaattacGAATATTATGTTTAGATGGAGGAGGTATAAGAGGTTTATTATCcatagaaatattaaaatatattaatagtaatttaaataagaatatttttgaatattttgatataatatGTGGTACAAGTACAGGTGCTATTATATCTATTTTAATAGGTTTAGAAAAAGCTCACTTAAATGAAattgaatttttatataatttattaataaataaaatatttcaaaaagATACATATGCTGTAAGAAATACTAGATATTTATTGAAACATTCATATTAtgattcaaatatattaaataatatattaaattctttttttaaaaatattaaaatgtttcATTATAATTCTGATTTTTTTACACCATATGTATTTACTGTGTCTACACAAATGAACATAACACCATTACAACCAGTTCtattgaaaaattataatggtaatttacataaaataaGAGAATCCAATATAGTggaaaacaataaaaatataaatcataataatgaatatgtTGATGAGAATGATGATCATAACATTAATACACCATATAATTATACTAATGATAGTtatgataatgaagaaaacaATACACAAACGAATAACAATGTATATGATAGAATAAATGATAACAATTTTGATGATACTACTacgaataataataataataataataattattataatagtaataataatgatatacatataaatcaaaatataagtaatgttagtatatataaaagtttcTATAACATTTTTGTCAAATATGTATTAAGATGTACTACTGCTGCTCCTggattttttaatttcttttcatttgataataatatatatgctgATGGTGctatatgttttaataacCCAACGTTATTAAgtttaaatgaattaaaaattattttttataattatataaatacaaaaaagaCATCATTTATggataaattaaaatgttttttttttaataaaaataaatcagataataatgaaaaaaataaagaaaaagatgtaattaatatgaatgattATATTGATTGTATTGTAAGTATTGGAACAGGTAAATTTAAACCCAAAGTAATAAATGAactaaatgaaaataaatcatatgaTACATTTTTAAGATGGGATGTATTATTAAAGCAAATTGTATATTCAATAACAAACACAGAACTTACACatgatatatgtaataatttattagataaaaataaatattttagatTTAATTgctttattaataatattaaattagaTGAAACTTCTCCtgaaattattatgaaattaaaacaaattggaaaaagatattttgaagaccataaatataatcaacaaaaattaatcagattaataaatattttggaagataaagaagaattaaaaaaatatgaagaaaaaagaaagaaacatatatggaatgatttatatattaattctaTTAAATCTAAAATTTCTAATCTTATCTTTAACAATGACAAAATGAATTCTGATTCTTCTTTTATGAATAATTCTTTCCTATTAtctaaaaataatcataaaaataataaccaAAGAGATAATCCAAAAGATTCATCGAAAAATAATTCACTCAGTCATACAAAAGATAATCATAACATAGATacaaacaataataataataataataatgagaagaagaataaaaaattaatttctccatatttaaattttaattttaatctTATGGAAGAAGGAGATAAATTTGATCTAAACAATATTGAAGAAATATTagatatgataaataaaaataataattcctTTACTAAAAATAATACTTCATCTTCCTCTTCTTCTAGTggttttattaattatttcacCAAGttattttctaataataatttatttcttgaaaaattagaaagcgtcaataaaagtaatatattcaatagaaacaaaaatgaaaaaaataattatgttaATGTTATACCCAACACAGGTATTAGAATATTACtcaatgaaatatattttatacttttaaaaaagaatctttattttcacacggatgaatataataaccTTACATATATGAATAACAATGATGATGATCTAAATATAGACAGGATGATAACGCATGATAATAAGAAAACACCAAATGGGTCTTCATCAAAGAAGGGTACTAATACAGATATGGATCAAACAAATGAAAACATATCAAATGAAAACACAACAGATGAAAACACAACAGATGAAAATCAAATAGAACAAAACCAAAAAGAACAAAACCAAACAGAACAAAACCAAAAAGAACAAAACCAAAAAGAACAAAACCAAACAGAACAAAATCAAACAGAACAAAATCAAAAAAGTAGaaaagaagataaaaatataaaagataataaaaacaaaataatggaAGATGAtcttaatttaaattatattactGACGATGATGCAATATTTTTCAGTGAgaatcaaaataatgaacAGAAAACTTTTTCTGATAATACACATAATACGTCAGATAATTCAATAGATGATGAACTTATCCATTCAGATAATACAGTAAATTTAACAAATAAtccaaatataaataaaaacagaaACTCAAAATTTAAAACAGATAGCAACCAAGGGaattatgatttttttaattctgaACATTATacagataataaaaaaattaatatattagacTTATTAAgatgtttcttttttaaaaaagagacataa
- a CDS encoding small subunit rRNA processing factor, putative, with product MAKKKNNYLMVDTNNIKFTENSESEDIDVEEYDDNDVDDSNIDKDDISSSDENDDEEEDDSSDDNEEENINDDLDEESKKDKNNNNKDDYVKISWEKDKKNYYQYESENSSSDDDEEENKERLKEAIYLNKKEKENLEENDFDLYNIYENDNKDNKNVKENIIKKLINDMNNELKEKKEEITLEYKDKQEEIKELVMSEQQEYLILLKELSLNIEKVFNEIKENQKLFEFKDINEKNVPSSDINKNTLLYLKKKNETMLTYIIYITYYVFLKVMNSYTPTHPVLDKLIYMNTIISKTNELDNKIKFKIQQLNKSGDKSVKQLNGVNGKELQEDTYEDDEEERDINVDDEEEDYDEEEEDDDDEEEDGEEDDDEDDDDDNDDDDDNDDDDDNDDDEDDDDDNEEEEEEGYNEQKKDLKNKKYKISKSLITEYTDSHIREKEKEEKKKKREKIRNEKNIFVKEIKDMISNRPEKIEEENYLKKMEEKYMDFDEKMLNKKMKELSKKKNKMKNLTNVGMTTNDLLKFVELPEMNEQNDQKNNKFDEKKIFRSNINKIKQIKKNKLEHNPNDDFVSYKKFDKNKQKTFNTNEYMDQQNNTYGKKKIYDEIDDEHIKNMLNFKDMKKEKRKKYMDEKNKQIRKKLVDEENEEVDRRMPNQKIMQNKGLVRKRKSTDGNARVHNRFKYMKKMKVYNSQHAKLKVHDNNYSGEKRGINPYLKKSVDIK from the coding sequence ATGgcgaaaaagaaaaataattatttaatggtCGATacgaataatataaaatttacagAAAACTCAGAATCAGAAGATATAGATGTGGAagaatatgatgataatgatgttGATGATTCTAATATAGATAAAGATGATATAAGTAGTAGtgatgaaaatgatgatgaagaagaagatgacagtagtgatgataatgaagaagaaaatataaatgacgATTTAGATGAAGAAagtaaaaaagataaaaataataataataaagacgattatgtaaaaatatcttgggaaaaagataaaaaaaattattatcaatatgaaAGTGAAAATTCATCaagtgatgatgatgaagaagaaaacaaAGAAAGATTAAAAGAAGCAATTTATCttaacaaaaaagaaaaagaaaatttagaagaaaatgattttgatttatataatatatacgaaaatgataataaagataataaaaatgttaaagaaaatattattaaaaagttaattaatgatatgaataacgaattaaaagaaaaaaaagaagaaattacATTAGAATATAAAGACAAACAAGAAGAAATTAAAGAACTTGTTATGAGTGAACAACAAGAATAtctaattcttttaaaagaattatcattaaatatagaaaaagtGTTCAatgaaattaaagaaaatcaaaaattatttgaatttaaagatattaatgaaaaaaatgtacCCTCTAgtgatattaataaaaatacattactttatcttaaaaaaaaaaatgaaaccaTGTTAacctatattatttatatcacatATTATGTGTTTCTAAAAGTTATGAATAGTTATACACCTACTCATCCAGTGTTAGATAAACtgatttatatgaatacTATTATATCAAAAACTAATGAACTCGATAACAAAATCAAGTTCAAAATTCAGCAGTTGAATAAGTCAGGAGATAAGTCAGTTAAGCAATTGAATGGTGTGAATGGAAAGGAGCTTCAAGAAGATACATATGAAGATGACGAAGAAGAAAGAGATATTAATGTTGATGATGAGGAGGAAGATTATGATGAGGAAGAggaagatgatgatgatgaagaggaAGATGGTGAAGaggatgatgatgaagatgacgatgatgataatgatgacgatgatgataatgatgacgatgatgataatgatgacgatgaagatgatgatgacgATAATGAAGAGGAGGAAGAAGAAGGATATAATGAACAAAAGAAagatttaaaaaacaaaaagtaCAAAATTAGTAAAAGCCTTATTACAGAATATACTGATAGTCATATaagagaaaaagaaaaagaagagaaaaaaaagaaaagggaAAAGataagaaatgaaaaaaatatatttgtaaaagaAATCAAGGATATGATATCCAATAGACCTGAGAAaattgaagaagaaaattacttaaaaaaaatggaagaaaaatatatggactttgatgaaaaaatgttaaacaaaaaaatgaaagaattaagtaaaaagaaaaataaaatgaagaatTTAACTAACGTTGGAATGACAACAAacgatttattaaaatttgtaGAATTACCAGAAATGAATGAACAAAATGATCAgaagaataataaatttgatgagaaaaaaatattccgaagcaatattaataaaattaagcaaataaagaaaaacaaattagAACATAATCCAAACGATGATTTTgtttcttataaaaaattcgataaaaataaacaaaaaacattcaatacaaatgaatatatgGATCAACAGAATAATACCTAtggaaagaaaaagatatatgatgaaatagatgatgaacatataaagaatatgttAAATTTCAAAgatatgaaaaaagaaaagagaaagaaatatatggatgaaaaaaataaacaaataaggaaaaaactagttgatgaagaaaatgagGAAGTTGATAGAAGAATGCCAAATCAAAAAATTATGCAAAATAAAGGATTagtaagaaaaagaaaatcaaCTGATGGTAATGCAAGAGTACATAACAGATTTAAgtatatgaagaaaatgaaagtATATAACAGTCAACATGCCAAACTCAAAGttcatgataataattattcgGGTGAAAAACGAGGAATCAATCCATACTTAAAGAAATCAGTGGATATCAAATAA